The Paenibacillus sp. genome has a window encoding:
- the lipA gene encoding lipoyl synthase has product MARTIERKPEWLKIDLVSGEKFANFKEIKSMMRSKTLHTVCEEAKCPNIHECWANRTATFMILGDICTRACRFCAVKTGLPTELDLAEPERVAEAAEQMGLRHCVVTSVARDDLADGGASIFAGTIRAIRERLPMCGVEVLIPDFLGRAESLYTVLDAKPDILNHNVETVERLSDRVRSKAKYRRSLELLQRSKEYAPNIRTKSSIMIGVGETVEEILATMDDLRAVGCDILTIGQYLQPTKQHLYVEKYYTPEEFAMLKEEGKSRGFAHVESGPLVRSSYHAHEQVESARGT; this is encoded by the coding sequence ATGGCCAGAACGATCGAACGAAAGCCCGAATGGCTGAAAATAGACCTCGTTTCCGGGGAAAAATTTGCGAATTTCAAAGAAATCAAAAGCATGATGCGCTCCAAAACGCTGCACACCGTGTGCGAAGAGGCGAAATGCCCGAACATTCACGAATGTTGGGCGAATCGGACGGCGACGTTCATGATTCTGGGCGACATTTGCACGAGGGCGTGCCGGTTTTGCGCGGTGAAGACGGGGCTTCCGACGGAGCTCGATCTCGCCGAGCCGGAGCGGGTCGCCGAAGCGGCGGAGCAGATGGGGCTGCGCCACTGCGTCGTGACGAGCGTGGCGCGCGACGACCTCGCGGACGGCGGCGCGTCGATTTTCGCGGGCACGATCCGCGCGATTCGGGAGCGCCTTCCGATGTGCGGCGTCGAAGTGCTCATTCCGGACTTCTTGGGCCGGGCCGAGTCGCTGTACACGGTGCTCGACGCGAAGCCGGACATTCTGAACCACAACGTGGAGACGGTGGAGCGGCTCAGCGACCGGGTGCGATCCAAGGCGAAATACCGCCGCTCGCTCGAGCTGCTGCAGCGCTCCAAGGAATACGCGCCGAACATTCGGACGAAGTCGTCGATCATGATCGGCGTCGGGGAGACGGTAGAAGAAATTTTGGCGACGATGGACGATCTTCGGGCCGTCGGATGCGATATTTTGACGATCGGACAATATTTGCAGCCTACGAAACAGCATTTGTACGTCGAAAAATATTACACGCCCGAAGAGTTCGCGATGTTGAAGGAAGAAGGCAAATCACGCGGCTTTGCGCACGTCGAGTCGGGACCGCTCGTCCGAAGCTCGTACCATGCGCACGAGCAGGTGGAGTCGGCGAGGGGGACGTAA
- a CDS encoding YutD family protein, with protein sequence MIWVGGRAFELIQEHKDAWKPEAFKERYSEVLDRYDYIVGDWGYNQLRLKGFFKEGNSKATKDSVIASLQDYLQEYCNFGCAYFVLERQPAKGLPPEGAGPEEPAAPAEAEAAPPSEEADEAGAKRIAGVAGGMAFSDRRPYSWREHQSPARSSRAAERAAAAAEREAEQAARAEAPGGGQRRDGGPDRRDGRPYGGRPHEGKARIHGERHEDGRGGPRGDRKPYGGASEQQRDRGGHRPQQGGGPGGGRKFPKGPRPEGQSGGPPQHKGGHRGGKPEGGAPREQHAGGGRGGQGGHGGHGGPRDRQPQHHHSQQRHQPKPAQP encoded by the coding sequence GTGATTTGGGTCGGCGGCAGAGCGTTCGAGTTGATTCAAGAGCATAAAGACGCATGGAAGCCGGAGGCGTTCAAGGAACGCTACAGCGAGGTCCTCGACCGCTACGATTATATCGTCGGCGATTGGGGTTACAACCAGCTGCGCCTCAAGGGGTTCTTCAAAGAGGGCAACAGCAAGGCGACGAAAGACAGCGTCATCGCGTCGCTGCAGGATTACCTGCAGGAGTACTGCAATTTCGGCTGCGCGTACTTCGTGTTAGAACGCCAGCCGGCGAAGGGACTCCCGCCGGAAGGGGCGGGACCGGAGGAACCGGCCGCTCCGGCGGAAGCCGAAGCGGCGCCGCCGAGCGAGGAAGCGGACGAGGCGGGCGCGAAGCGCATCGCGGGCGTCGCCGGGGGCATGGCGTTCAGCGACCGGAGACCGTATTCGTGGCGCGAGCATCAGTCGCCCGCTCGCTCGAGCCGCGCCGCGGAACGAGCCGCGGCCGCGGCCGAGCGGGAAGCCGAGCAAGCCGCACGCGCGGAAGCGCCGGGCGGCGGCCAGCGGCGGGACGGCGGCCCGGACCGCCGGGACGGACGGCCGTACGGCGGGCGTCCGCATGAGGGCAAAGCCCGCATCCACGGGGAGCGGCACGAGGACGGCCGCGGCGGCCCGCGCGGCGACCGCAAGCCGTACGGCGGCGCGTCCGAACAGCAGCGGGACCGCGGCGGCCACCGGCCGCAGCAAGGCGGCGGACCGGGCGGCGGCCGCAAATTCCCGAAAGGGCCGCGCCCGGAAGGCCAGAGCGGCGGACCGCCGCAGCACAAGGGCGGCCACCGCGGCGGGAAGCCGGAAGGCGGCGCGCCGCGGGAACAGCACGCGGGCGGCGGGCGCGGCGGGCAAGGCGGCCACGGGGGACATGGCGGCCCGCGCGATCGTCAGCCGCAGCATCACCACAGTCAACAGCGGCATCAGCCGAAACCGGCGCAGCCGTAA
- a CDS encoding NAD kinase, whose translation MNYSLLDRGDQVSRELAETFEQLAKERGLVRDDERPDVVLSIGGDGTMLHAFHRYRERLDRIAFVGIHTGHLGFYADWKPNEVSELVRLMADGGGLKDRVVKYPLLKIEIVSDAGSESYLALNEFTLKGADATLVAQLNINDMPFETFRGDGICISTPSGSTAYNKSLNGALLHPSLEALQIAEIASINNRVYRTLGSSLVLPKHHHCDIFPVKKQKLLITVDHLAIPYESVVSVRGSVSEQKVTFARYRPFPFWNRVREAFIQDGGQP comes from the coding sequence TTGAATTATTCCTTGTTGGATCGCGGCGACCAGGTGTCCCGCGAATTGGCCGAAACTTTCGAGCAGCTCGCGAAGGAGCGGGGCCTCGTCCGCGACGACGAACGGCCGGACGTCGTCCTGTCGATCGGCGGCGACGGCACGATGCTTCACGCGTTTCACCGGTACCGGGAGAGGCTCGACCGGATCGCGTTCGTCGGCATCCATACGGGCCATTTGGGATTTTACGCGGATTGGAAACCGAACGAAGTGTCCGAGCTCGTTCGGCTCATGGCGGACGGCGGCGGTCTGAAGGACCGCGTCGTGAAATATCCGCTGCTGAAAATCGAAATCGTCTCGGACGCCGGTTCCGAATCGTATCTGGCTCTCAACGAATTTACGTTGAAGGGGGCGGACGCGACGCTGGTCGCCCAGCTGAACATCAACGACATGCCGTTCGAGACGTTCCGCGGCGACGGCATCTGCATTTCTACTCCTTCCGGGAGCACCGCGTACAACAAGAGCTTGAACGGAGCGCTGCTGCACCCTTCGCTGGAGGCGCTGCAAATCGCCGAAATCGCGTCGATCAACAACCGCGTTTACCGGACGCTCGGCTCTTCGCTCGTACTCCCGAAGCATCATCACTGCGACATTTTTCCGGTCAAAAAGCAGAAGCTGCTCATTACGGTGGACCACCTGGCGATTCCGTACGAATCCGTCGTCTCGGTGCGCGGCTCCGTGTCCGAACAGAAGGTGACGTTCGCCCGCTACCGCCCGTTCCCGTTTTGGAACCGCGTGCGGGAGGCGTTCATCCAGGACGGCGGCCAGCCGTAG
- a CDS encoding nucleoside recognition domain-containing protein, with the protein MNSIRSRTESSSRSDAAVLRSMLFPAAAAAVVLALIAAFPQESFRAGLKGVAIWWDVLFPSLFPFLVVSELMLGFGIVHFFGTLLDPMMRPLFRLPGPGGFVMAMGFASGYPVGARLTAQLWDSGLVNRSESERLVAFTTTADPIFLIGAVAVGFFHDVRLAPILALSHYGGAVLLGLLLRLRLRGGDDAPERPAKTADARPLLVRAFAAMHRARLADGRAFGHLLLDGVRSALRLVIVVGGLVVFFSVVIEVLAEARVVTALQHAASALLGLFSIPAPLSAAVVNGLFEVTLGAKAAGQPSSGVPLHAQVVVAAFGLSWAGLSVHAQIMSLVSHMPVRYAPYAAAKAAQGVLSAAIAYFAWPALGPRGGAAPAWAAAAEPGGWTAAQTYLPSAALLFAAVLVLLPAAYAVWLALRFAFRIR; encoded by the coding sequence ATGAATTCGATCCGCTCCCGCACCGAATCGTCGTCGCGTTCCGACGCCGCGGTGCTTCGTTCGATGCTGTTCCCGGCGGCGGCGGCCGCCGTCGTGCTGGCGTTGATCGCCGCGTTCCCGCAAGAGAGCTTCCGCGCGGGGCTGAAGGGCGTCGCCATCTGGTGGGACGTCCTGTTCCCGTCGCTGTTTCCGTTCCTCGTCGTCTCGGAGCTGATGCTCGGCTTCGGCATCGTCCATTTCTTCGGCACGCTGCTCGACCCGATGATGCGGCCGCTGTTCCGCCTGCCGGGTCCGGGCGGCTTCGTCATGGCGATGGGCTTCGCCTCGGGCTATCCCGTCGGCGCGCGGCTGACCGCCCAGCTGTGGGACTCCGGCCTCGTGAACCGCAGCGAAAGCGAGCGCCTCGTGGCGTTCACGACGACGGCCGACCCGATTTTTCTGATCGGCGCCGTCGCCGTCGGCTTTTTCCACGACGTGCGCCTCGCCCCGATCTTGGCGCTGTCGCATTACGGCGGCGCGGTGCTGCTCGGGCTGCTGCTGCGGCTGCGGCTGCGCGGCGGGGACGACGCCCCGGAACGGCCGGCGAAGACGGCGGACGCTCGCCCGCTGCTCGTCCGCGCGTTCGCGGCGATGCACCGCGCGAGGCTCGCCGACGGACGCGCGTTCGGCCATTTGCTGCTGGACGGCGTCCGCTCCGCGCTGCGGCTCGTCATCGTCGTCGGCGGCCTCGTCGTCTTTTTCTCGGTCGTCATCGAAGTGCTCGCCGAAGCCCGCGTCGTCACCGCGCTGCAGCACGCCGCATCGGCGCTGCTCGGCTTGTTCTCGATTCCCGCGCCGCTGTCCGCCGCCGTCGTGAACGGCCTGTTCGAGGTGACGCTCGGCGCGAAGGCGGCCGGTCAGCCGTCGTCCGGCGTGCCGCTGCACGCCCAAGTCGTCGTCGCCGCGTTCGGCTTGTCTTGGGCCGGGTTGTCCGTCCATGCGCAAATTATGAGCCTCGTCTCGCACATGCCCGTCCGGTACGCGCCGTACGCCGCGGCGAAAGCGGCGCAGGGCGTCCTCTCCGCCGCGATCGCGTACTTCGCCTGGCCCGCGCTCGGTCCCCGCGGCGGCGCCGCGCCCGCTTGGGCCGCTGCAGCCGAGCCGGGCGGCTGGACCGCGGCGCAGACGTACCTGCCGTCGGCCGCCCTGCTGTTCGCCGCCGTGCTCGTCTTGCTGCCGGCCGCGTACGCCGTCTGGCTCGCGCTCCGCTTCGCGTTCCGCATCCGTTGA
- a CDS encoding DUF2225 domain-containing protein, producing MDPLYQTGVVCVHCKAEFRTSRVRPSFKKAIKTDTDFCLYFREDSENPEFYVVRVCPYCGFASTENFAQSLNDKQRLAFKEKVASTWTMKDFGGKRTLADAMHVYKLALLTAQIIGERPRVLSGILHHIAWLYRYQGDEEGERRFLEYALAEYVRVYETEGAEANGARLMFLIGELHRRLKRYSDAVKWFSRVINDKRIMDAGMIRACRDGWASVREEMAAAKLDVPEEWSQSAGK from the coding sequence TTGGACCCGCTGTACCAAACCGGAGTGGTCTGCGTGCACTGCAAGGCGGAGTTTCGCACCTCCCGCGTCAGACCGAGCTTTAAGAAGGCGATAAAGACCGACACGGATTTTTGCTTGTACTTCCGGGAGGACAGCGAGAACCCTGAGTTTTACGTCGTTCGCGTATGCCCGTATTGCGGCTTCGCTTCGACGGAAAACTTCGCGCAATCGCTGAACGACAAGCAGCGGCTGGCGTTCAAGGAGAAAGTGGCCTCTACGTGGACGATGAAGGATTTCGGCGGCAAGCGGACGCTCGCCGACGCGATGCACGTCTACAAGCTGGCGCTCCTCACGGCGCAAATTATCGGGGAGCGCCCGCGCGTCTTGTCGGGCATTCTCCATCACATCGCATGGCTGTACAGGTATCAAGGCGACGAAGAAGGGGAACGGCGGTTTCTGGAATACGCGCTTGCGGAATACGTCAGAGTGTACGAAACCGAAGGCGCGGAGGCGAACGGAGCGCGGCTCATGTTCTTGATCGGGGAGCTGCACCGGCGGTTGAAGCGGTATTCGGACGCGGTGAAGTGGTTTTCCCGCGTCATCAACGACAAGCGGATCATGGACGCGGGAATGATTCGGGCGTGCCGGGACGGTTGGGCGAGCGTCCGCGAGGAGATGGCGGCCGCCAAGCTGGACGTTCCGGAAGAATGGAGTCAGAGCGCAGGGAAGTAA
- a CDS encoding YycC family protein — protein MRPLQISPETAVKLAAKLKVPLEHLMHMPQHILLAKLAELAKEEAGGTAEETKEERKEE, from the coding sequence TTGCGTCCGCTGCAAATTTCCCCCGAAACGGCCGTTAAGCTCGCGGCTAAGCTGAAAGTGCCCTTGGAACATCTGATGCATATGCCGCAGCATATTTTGCTCGCGAAGCTCGCCGAGCTCGCCAAGGAAGAAGCCGGCGGAACCGCCGAAGAAACGAAAGAAGAGCGCAAGGAAGAGTAA
- a CDS encoding M3 family oligoendopeptidase, with protein MTTPNRRPDTWDMDAIFRGGSESEAFAAFLAELERDIARFGDALAEAAGAGAGAETLERNVEELQSLQARLIEAEAFASCLASADQKDKKAVSLGSSIRSLAAAFESHLTRFDRALAEVPDAQWDEWLRRPALAPVAFPLDERRRLAAEKLSPEMESLLNDLAVDGYHGWSELYDTTVGLVEVPYEEDGRTTMLSAGQAFNKLHHPSKAVRDATFGAWENAWEKHADYCAQALNHLGGFRLQTYKHRGWDSVLKEPLDMNRMSPETLESMWSAIERNRSFLLDYFKKKAELLGVEKLGWTDLDAPIGSAVAKVSYDDGADLIIDQFRKFGPKLAAFAEKAFADRWIEAEDRGNKRPGGFCTSFPLTKQSRIFMTYEGTMGNVSTLAHELGHGFHTQVMFDQPQLTQNYAMGVAETASTFAEMIVSDAIIREASDRETKLALLDDKIQRTVAFLMNIHARFLFETAFYEERKRGPVAAERLNALMLDAQRRAHHDALASYHPHFWASKLHFYITEVPFYNFPYTFGYLFSAGIYATAAAEGAGFEDRYISLLQDTGRMSVEALASKHLGVDLTKPEFWERSVALTKKDVDAFLAL; from the coding sequence ATGACGACACCGAACCGACGTCCCGATACGTGGGACATGGATGCGATTTTTCGGGGAGGCAGCGAATCCGAAGCGTTCGCGGCGTTCCTCGCGGAGCTGGAGCGGGACATCGCCCGCTTCGGCGACGCGCTGGCGGAAGCGGCCGGCGCCGGAGCCGGCGCGGAGACGCTGGAGCGGAACGTCGAGGAACTGCAGTCGCTGCAGGCGCGGCTGATCGAGGCGGAGGCGTTCGCCAGCTGTCTCGCTTCGGCGGACCAGAAGGATAAGAAGGCGGTGTCGCTCGGCTCGAGCATCCGTTCGCTCGCCGCCGCGTTCGAATCGCACCTGACGCGGTTCGACCGCGCGCTCGCCGAGGTGCCGGACGCGCAGTGGGACGAGTGGCTCCGGCGCCCCGCGCTCGCGCCGGTCGCGTTCCCGCTCGACGAGCGGCGCCGGCTGGCAGCCGAGAAGCTGAGCCCGGAGATGGAGTCGCTGCTGAACGATCTCGCCGTCGACGGCTACCACGGCTGGTCGGAGCTGTACGATACGACGGTCGGGCTCGTCGAAGTGCCTTACGAGGAAGACGGCCGCACGACGATGCTGTCCGCGGGCCAAGCGTTCAACAAGCTGCATCACCCGAGCAAAGCGGTGCGCGACGCTACGTTCGGCGCTTGGGAGAACGCGTGGGAGAAGCATGCGGATTACTGCGCGCAAGCGCTGAACCATCTGGGCGGCTTCCGCCTCCAAACGTATAAGCACCGCGGCTGGGATTCCGTGCTCAAGGAGCCGCTCGACATGAACCGGATGTCCCCGGAGACGCTCGAGAGCATGTGGAGCGCGATCGAACGCAACCGGTCGTTCCTGCTCGATTATTTCAAGAAGAAGGCGGAGCTGCTCGGCGTCGAAAAGCTCGGCTGGACCGACCTCGACGCGCCGATCGGGAGCGCCGTCGCCAAGGTGAGCTACGATGACGGGGCCGACCTGATTATCGACCAGTTCCGCAAATTCGGCCCGAAGCTCGCGGCGTTTGCCGAGAAAGCGTTCGCGGACCGCTGGATCGAGGCGGAAGACCGCGGCAACAAGCGACCGGGCGGCTTCTGCACCTCGTTCCCGCTGACGAAGCAGTCGCGTATATTCATGACGTACGAAGGGACGATGGGCAACGTGTCGACGCTCGCGCACGAGCTCGGCCACGGCTTCCATACGCAGGTGATGTTCGATCAGCCGCAGCTGACGCAAAATTACGCGATGGGCGTCGCGGAGACGGCGTCGACGTTCGCGGAGATGATCGTGTCGGACGCGATCATCCGGGAAGCGAGCGACCGCGAAACGAAGCTCGCCCTGCTGGACGACAAAATCCAGCGGACGGTCGCCTTCCTCATGAACATTCACGCCCGGTTTTTGTTCGAGACCGCCTTTTACGAGGAACGGAAACGGGGACCCGTCGCCGCGGAGCGCCTCAACGCGCTCATGCTCGACGCGCAGCGCCGCGCGCATCACGACGCGCTCGCGTCCTACCATCCGCATTTCTGGGCGTCGAAGCTGCATTTTTACATTACCGAGGTTCCGTTCTACAATTTCCCGTACACGTTCGGGTATTTGTTCAGCGCGGGCATTTACGCGACGGCGGCGGCCGAGGGCGCCGGGTTCGAGGACCGGTACATTTCCTTGCTGCAGGATACGGGACGCATGAGCGTCGAGGCGCTTGCGTCGAAGCATCTCGGCGTCGATTTGACGAAGCCCGAGTTTTGGGAGCGGTCCGTCGCGCTGACGAAGAAGGACGTCGACGCGTTCTTAGCTTTGTAA
- a CDS encoding alpha/beta-type small acid-soluble spore protein, producing MGTGSNNSNDLVVPQASQALEQLKYEVAQELGIKIPEDGYYGYMATRDTGAIGGHITRRLVQIAEQSLAGQFRR from the coding sequence ATGGGTACAGGTTCCAACAACTCGAACGACTTGGTCGTGCCTCAAGCTTCCCAAGCCCTGGAGCAACTGAAGTACGAAGTCGCTCAGGAACTCGGCATCAAGATTCCTGAAGACGGCTACTACGGCTACATGGCTACTCGTGACACCGGTGCGATCGGGGGACACATCACCCGTCGACTCGTTCAAATCGCTGAACAGTCGCTCGCGGGCCAATTCCGCCGCTAA
- the trpS gene encoding tryptophan--tRNA ligase, giving the protein MTKQKRVLSGIQPSGLMTIGNYIGAIRQFVAMQHDYDSYFMIVDMHAITVPQDPEKLREQTESLAAVYLACGIDPEKATLFLQSQVRAHAMLGWMMTTLTYMGELERMTQFKDKSAGKESIGTGLFVYPSLMAADILLYDSDLVPVGDDQTQHLELTRDLAHRFNQRYGDTFVVPEGHFTEVGARIMSLVDGTKKMSKSDPNPNAFISLLDEPDVIRKKVSRATTDSGREIVFDRENKPEVSNLLEILSAFSGQSIKALEAQYEGQGYGAFKKDVAEAIVATLAPIQERYRDIRASGELHDVLKRGAEKASVVAEATLRRAMERMGFVQP; this is encoded by the coding sequence ATGACGAAACAAAAACGCGTATTATCCGGAATTCAGCCGAGCGGCTTGATGACGATCGGCAATTACATCGGCGCGATCCGGCAGTTCGTCGCCATGCAGCACGATTACGACAGCTATTTCATGATCGTCGACATGCACGCGATCACGGTCCCGCAAGATCCCGAGAAGCTTCGCGAGCAGACGGAATCGCTCGCCGCGGTGTATCTCGCTTGCGGCATCGACCCGGAGAAGGCGACGCTGTTCCTGCAGTCGCAGGTGCGGGCGCACGCGATGCTCGGCTGGATGATGACGACGCTCACGTACATGGGCGAGCTGGAGCGCATGACCCAATTCAAAGACAAGTCGGCCGGCAAAGAATCGATCGGCACGGGCTTGTTCGTATACCCGTCCTTGATGGCCGCCGACATTTTGCTCTACGATTCGGATTTAGTTCCGGTAGGGGACGATCAGACGCAGCATCTCGAGCTGACGCGCGATCTCGCGCACCGGTTCAATCAGCGCTACGGCGACACGTTCGTCGTGCCGGAGGGGCATTTCACGGAAGTGGGCGCGCGCATCATGTCGCTCGTCGACGGCACGAAAAAGATGAGCAAAAGCGATCCGAACCCGAACGCGTTCATTTCGCTGCTCGACGAGCCGGACGTCATTCGGAAAAAGGTGAGCCGCGCGACGACGGATTCCGGGCGGGAAATCGTGTTCGACCGCGAGAACAAGCCGGAAGTGAGCAATTTGCTCGAAATTTTGTCGGCGTTCTCGGGCCAGTCGATCAAGGCGCTGGAGGCGCAATACGAGGGGCAAGGCTACGGGGCGTTCAAGAAGGACGTCGCGGAAGCGATCGTGGCGACGCTTGCGCCGATTCAAGAGCGGTACCGCGACATTCGCGCTTCCGGCGAGCTGCACGACGTCTTGAAGCGCGGGGCGGAGAAGGCGTCCGTCGTCGCCGAAGCGACGCTCCGGCGGGCGATGGAACGGATGGGCTTCGTGCAGCCGTAA
- a CDS encoding metal-dependent hydrolase, with product MDTATHFAFGFGLAGLSFVDPAVASDSTTALAVMIGTVAGSQAPDADTLIRFRGNELYVRHHRGMSHSIPAWFVWTALIAGALKLAFSAVPLGTLVLWVFVAVVLHVGTDIFNTYGTQAFRPVTRKWIAWHIIHIFDPFILGSHAIAFALWALGAVPPAALFPGLYALLAVYYGWRSYVHWKAERSLPALDPSHREGDAYTAIPTVNWSVWNIVRKNREGDYAIGTLRRGALQWTDKYVCETSPLIEASRRHPAVAAFLSFSSHPCPQEEKRGSYTIVRWVDARYQHRKQYPFLAVVKYNANKEPVFSYVGWISEEKLERKLQGAPPHSLPSAAGR from the coding sequence ATGGACACCGCTACACATTTCGCGTTCGGCTTCGGCCTCGCGGGGCTGTCCTTCGTCGATCCCGCCGTCGCCTCGGACTCAACGACCGCCCTGGCCGTCATGATCGGCACGGTCGCCGGATCGCAGGCGCCAGACGCCGACACGCTGATTCGCTTTCGCGGCAACGAACTGTACGTTCGCCATCACCGCGGCATGTCCCATTCAATTCCCGCATGGTTCGTCTGGACGGCGCTCATCGCCGGCGCGCTCAAGCTCGCCTTCTCGGCCGTTCCGCTCGGCACGCTGGTCCTGTGGGTGTTCGTCGCCGTCGTCCTGCACGTCGGAACGGACATCTTCAATACGTACGGCACGCAAGCGTTCCGCCCGGTGACGCGGAAATGGATCGCCTGGCACATCATCCACATCTTCGATCCGTTCATCCTCGGCTCGCACGCGATCGCGTTCGCGCTGTGGGCGCTGGGCGCGGTTCCGCCCGCCGCGTTGTTCCCCGGCTTGTATGCGCTCCTCGCCGTCTATTACGGCTGGCGCTCGTACGTCCATTGGAAGGCGGAGCGTTCGCTGCCGGCGCTCGATCCGTCTCACCGGGAAGGCGACGCGTACACCGCCATTCCTACGGTGAACTGGAGCGTATGGAACATCGTGCGGAAAAACCGCGAAGGCGATTACGCGATCGGCACGCTTCGGCGAGGCGCGCTGCAGTGGACGGACAAGTATGTCTGCGAAACGTCCCCCTTGATCGAAGCGTCCAGACGGCATCCCGCCGTCGCGGCGTTCCTGTCGTTCAGCTCCCACCCGTGTCCGCAAGAGGAAAAGCGCGGCTCCTACACGATCGTCCGCTGGGTCGACGCGCGGTACCAGCACCGAAAACAGTACCCATTCCTAGCCGTAGTGAAGTACAATGCTAATAAGGAGCCCGTGTTCAGCTACGTCGGCTGGATCAGCGAAGAGAAGCTCGAACGCAAGCTGCAGGGCGCTCCCCCACATTCGCTGCCGTCGGCAGCAGGCAGGTGA
- the gerQ gene encoding spore coat protein GerQ, with the protein MYRQLYPGMQGAAPSFPGAQQAPSFPAAQPAPSFSPAQPAPAFPAAQPGAGAPGAAFPSAQMPIGGPIPGATPAGGAQPVFEESYIENILRLNLGKTATVYMTFENNREWNAKVFRGRLEAAGRDHIIISDLATGMRYLLLMVNLDYVTFDEELNYEYPGFTPGAAAGTGR; encoded by the coding sequence ATGTACCGTCAGCTTTATCCCGGCATGCAAGGCGCCGCTCCGTCGTTTCCCGGCGCGCAGCAGGCTCCGTCGTTCCCGGCCGCGCAGCCTGCGCCTTCTTTCTCGCCCGCTCAGCCTGCGCCCGCTTTCCCGGCCGCGCAGCCCGGCGCAGGCGCTCCCGGAGCAGCGTTCCCGAGCGCGCAAATGCCGATCGGCGGCCCGATTCCGGGCGCGACGCCGGCGGGGGGCGCGCAGCCCGTTTTCGAAGAGTCGTATATCGAGAACATTTTGCGCCTGAACCTCGGCAAGACGGCCACCGTGTACATGACGTTCGAAAACAACCGTGAATGGAACGCCAAAGTGTTCCGCGGGCGGCTTGAAGCGGCCGGACGGGATCATATCATTATCAGCGACCTTGCGACCGGCATGCGCTACCTGCTGCTGATGGTGAATCTCGATTACGTCACGTTCGACGAAGAGCTCAACTACGAGTATCCGGGATTCACGCCCGGCGCGGCCGCCGGCACGGGGCGCTGA
- a CDS encoding cell wall hydrolase yields MPVIKTSTEDVKLLARLMRAEAEGEGELGMLMVGNVGVNRVRGDCLDFKQIRSVRDMVFQRPGGFEATIKGYFYQRAREKDIRLARRVINGERQHPASNSLWFFKPAGACPGQWYNQPNTGRYKAHCFFAPTGANCPRVYGTY; encoded by the coding sequence ATGCCAGTCATCAAAACGTCGACCGAGGACGTCAAGCTGCTCGCTAGACTGATGCGCGCGGAAGCCGAGGGCGAAGGCGAGCTCGGCATGCTCATGGTCGGCAACGTCGGCGTTAACCGCGTGCGGGGCGATTGCCTGGATTTCAAACAAATCCGGAGCGTCCGCGACATGGTGTTCCAGCGGCCCGGCGGCTTCGAGGCGACGATCAAAGGATACTTTTATCAGCGTGCCCGGGAAAAGGATATTCGCCTCGCCCGGAGAGTCATCAACGGGGAACGGCAGCATCCCGCGTCGAATTCCCTCTGGTTTTTCAAGCCCGCAGGCGCCTGCCCCGGGCAATGGTACAACCAACCGAACACCGGGCGCTACAAAGCCCACTGCTTCTTCGCTCCGACCGGCGCGAACTGCCCGCGCGTGTACGGAACGTACTAA